The genomic stretch ctctagggTTCACACTCCACGTGGACAGGGTCGTGCTTGGGTCTGGGGGCAGGACAGGGACCGGGGCTAGAGTAGGGCATTCACTTGAGCCTGAAGCGGTGTTCTCAATACACAGAGACGTTCAGCCTCTTGTTCCGGCGCCTCTTGAGCCCCTCGATGTACCTCTGCAGCTGCTTGGTCAGGAAGTGATTCCTGCCGATCCCTGACTGGTAACCTGGAGGGCAGAGCTCCACTCAGGGCAGTTAGCAGCAGATGCCGCATGTGTGATTTGATGAACAGCGAGTGACTTGGGTTGGCAGGAGCACTGGGCGCTCTGTTCTGTGTTAGTTTGGGGAACTTTGGATCTCCATGGTGCTGGGCCCTGCCGGGCTTTTTTGTTTCAAGTCATAGATCTGTGCTCAAAATAGATGGGGGATGCAGAGTAGGATGGGGTGCTGAGGTGCAGGATGAATGAAGGCAAGGTTAGAGAAGATGTTGCAGGCCTGAACTAGGGCAGGGGCAGCAGGCAGCTTTTCGGAGAATTCCTGGACCTCCCACCCTAAACCGTTAGCCAGCCCTACCCCCCTTCACATCATAAGCAGGGCAAACCAGGGGAAGTTTACCCAAATAATCTGTCCAAAAGCTCTACACCTTACCCAGGGAAGGAGCCAAGGCCACACAAAGGCTGTCATCCCCATTGGGAAGGTGGAGAAACAGCCTTTAAAAAGCCACATCAGCTAGAGGGGTTGAAGTCCAGGCCCCTGGCAGTCACCCCATGACCTCCCCACTTGGTGTCTCTGTGCCCAGTcccccaactttttattttttgtggggCTTCTGGAATATTTGTGAGTGGAATCTGACAAGGCAGACACCTTGAAACCCCACTCCCAGGGGGCCAAGCCCTGCAAAATTCCCCAAGGTCTCTTATGGGAGCTGGGGAGAGGCTCACTCCGGAGGGCTTTGGTGAGGATTTCCAGAGCTTCATTTTCCATGAGTTCCATCAGGGGCAGcggcagctggagaggcagcaagAGGCACAGATGTCCAAGGGACCCCAGCTCCGCCCACAGCTGAAATGGCCCACCTGCTGCCTCCAGCCCCAAGACCCCAACCAAcctgcctgcccctccacccACAAACCACGCCCACCCCTGCAACCTCCAACatgcccatcccccaccccactaAAATCCCGTCTCCCTGGATGCCTCCAACCCTGGTCTGCTGCTCCACCCAGTAGGCTTGATGGGGTGTGTGCTTCAAGATACTGAGTGATGGCATTGAGGAAGTTATTTCTggcagaagagaaaagagaggtcaGTTATCTGCAAATGGCAGGGGTCTTCCCTGGAGCAGAAAAGATGTATGAGGTGGCATCTGGCAGGGGGAGTGGCCCTCAGAGAACAGTTCCAGGTGCTGCCTTCGTGGGAAACAGTATGAGACAGTGATTTACAACCCTGGGCTTTATTGTCCCATTCCCCAAGGTTCCAGTTCTGACTGCCACACTGTGTGAGACTTAAGGCCAGTGACTGACACTTTCTGACCTTcaagttcttcatctgtaaaatggagtaataAGAATAGCTCTTTATGGAGCTTGTGAAGTTTAAAGGTGATCATGCAAGAGAagcccagtgcctagcacacagtaagcgCTCAATAAGTGGCAGTTATTATACTGTTATCGGTTCCAATTCCCTGAtgaagggctgggggaaggggaagggtggggaggaaaggccCAAACAGTGTCCAGAATGAAGTAGGTACTTAAAAATTGTAAccaatgactgaatgaatgacagGTAGGCACCTCCTCAACCAGCGCAAATCCACCGACAAAAAATTAACTCCCTCCTCTCAACTATCCTGATGATTCCATTCAAAGCACGGTCCTACCCCCGCGGCCTTTGCGCATTTTCGTGCGTGCCTCTCCCAGAACTGGAGTGTTTGGGCCACTGGACTTTGTAAGACGCCTTCCCGGTAGGGGGCGCTCCAAGAATGCCTGGTCGATTTAAAGCTTGGTAGTTTAGCGCTGGCCTCCCCTCCCAGGGAATCCTGGAAACTTGGATCCTACAGCTTCTCCCGGTTTTACACCAACAGAAACTGAGACCCTGGCCAGCCCCTTGCCCTGGGGGCGCCCACAACCTGGTGAGTCCACACTGACCCATCTCAGTGCTGGAATCGTCCTCCTCTTCTAAATGGCTTCCAAAGGAGCTGCCGGGGTGCAGCTCCAACAAGGTGTGGTCGTCCAGCTCCTCTTGCTTGAAGCTGACGTTGTCATCTCCATCATCCCATTCTTCCCAGCCGCCGTCCGAGTGGTGGCTGGCATTTTTCTGGTTGTACCACCCGCGAGTCTTGCTGCCTACGCTGCTGCTCTTCAGTTCGGAGTCCCTGTAGACATTGGACAGCTGCACGTTCATCTTCGGTTGCGACAATGTGGCTGTGGTCCACAGATTCCGGATGTCTTTATGCGGGTTCGACTTCACTGAAGACTTGGCCGACGCCTGTGGGCCACAAACGAGGAGGAAAGCCAAGGGTCGCGGggagttggggaggggaggaagagcagGCTGGGGCTGGGATCCTGGGCCCCGCCAGAGCCAGCACTCCACTCTGGAGGGCATGGGGCCTGTTGGGAGCTGTCCCCAGCCAAGGGTGAGTGAGAGGATAGCCAGGGGCCCAGATTAGATGAGTCTGGGGACTGACTGGATGAGAGGCCCAGGAAGAGTTCTTACTTTGAAAGGCTTTTCCTCCATGGTTCTCTCCCAACGGACCCAGTTGCCACAGGCCTCCGGCGAGGAAGAGGGGGTCACGCTCCagcatgggggaggggcagtgtctGGTTTCGGAATGGCGATGGGGGTCTCGCGCTGGAAGAGTTCAAGCCACAGCCCTCCACACTAGATAACGTTATTTCTCCCCCATCTCCCGCCTAATAGGTGTGTTGGGCTTGGAGACGCACAGCCCATCTTGGCAGATTCCTCTCCTGGACCCTACCCGGTAGCCTCCAAGCAGATACGTGGGCCGGGTCACAGCCAAGAGGGCCGCGCTTTGACCGACATGTATGCAGGAGGAGTCACGGAAGGCCTGACATGCCCGGAGGTGGCCCAACGCAAGCACCCCCACCTCACTAGCGTCCCCGGAGTGCGCACGTCCGTAGCGATACAGACTTTTTCGTTTATTGATGCAGGCTTTGAGGCACAGTTGTGAGGTTTTGTGAAGGACGGGCCCAGCCGGGACGAGACAGAAAGGCTTGGGGGTCTGGAAATGGATGAAGTGAGGAGAGGGCCAGGGGCCAGGGTGGCAGGCAAGCAACCCGTAGCCTGCTCCCCAGGCTCCCGTCTGGTCAAAAGAGGGCTCTTTGGTTAACTAAGCAAAGCATGCTGGGGAGAGAGCCAGAACCAAGCCATTTGAGAAGCCGGGGTCGGGGTCTTGCCCCTACACCGGCACGTCTTTATCCCGGGGGCGCCCCGGGCGCCGGGGCCTCTCAGGCTTCTTGGAAGGGTTGGGAGGGCGGCGGCGACCCCGTGGCGCGCGGGGCAGCGCGCAGCCGCGCTCGCTCTGCGTGTCCGAAGACTCGTCGATGAAGGCCAGATTCTCGCTGGGGTAATCCAGCGCGGAAGCCGTGGGCGGGGAGGGCGGCTCGGCCTTCTCAGGGGGTGCAGGGGATGGGGGCCTGCCCGCGGGCTGCGCTGAACAGGGCggtggaggcaggagaggccGCTCCTTCTCCGGCGGTGGTGGTGCTGTGGGCCCGCTTCGCTGGGTCACCCGCGCCGTCATCGTGCCGGTCCAGCTGGCAGCCTGCGCCGTGAAGCCGCCCATCTGCGCGGGGAGGAAAGGCAGTCCTCGACCGGGGGTTCTCGAACACCTCGGCAACCCCGGGAGCCTGCCCTTCGCAAATCAGCCATTGCCCTACTTTTCCCCTGGTCCTCCTGCCTCAACCCTCCTAAGGAGGGAAAGGCTCATCACACCGGTCCCACGCTCTCCCCTCCATCGCACTGAAGCGCCCTCTTCTCCGGGAACTTTCCTAGAAAACCCATTTCATTTCAGTTCTCCCTCCCGCGGCCTCAGAGACCTTTGCGCCTCCGCCACCAGGCACGATGAGAGGGGTGACAAAATACAGGTcgcccaattaaatttgaatttcagataaacagcaaataaattTCAGTGTAACTATGTCCCACGCAACATTTGGTACATAACTTATGCTAAAGTGTTATTtgctatttatctgaaattcacatttaacgGGGCTTCCTGCTTTTTTATTTGGTATATCTGGCAACCCTATCCATAGGAGCAGAGATGGAGTCACCTGTCTCCAGATTGAAAACCTGTCTGAGTTTATCCTTTTGTCCCCAGGCTGGTGCACACAGGGACTCACTCAGTCCCTGCCTGGAGGAGCCCCCACGCTGGAAGGGAGGCAGGCTGGCCAAACAACGGGCCGGCCCGGGCCCAGCGCGTCAGCGCCAAGGCGCAGGCGCGGCGCCTACCTCTGCCCGAGTGCGGCGGGACACTACTCGCAGCCAGTTCCCGATGGTGGTGAGCACTGAGGCGAAGTAGGCCAGGCCCAGCAGGATCCAGAACCACACCAGCGGCTGGTAGGCTGCAGATTTCTGGTTGAGGCTGGCGCCTGGGATACCACCGGGGAGGGCAGAAAGAAGTTGATTGTGGGACAAGCACTGTGAGCCTCTGTCTCACTGCCCCTCTTTCCAGCTCTTTAAGAGGATCCGCCTTTCCCAGGGCAATGGGTAAGTGCCAGAGTGTCTGAATGCATGCAAGAAGATGAGTGTGCACGACTTGAAGGTATGCAAGATAAGAGCATGTGAGTGGGGGTGCTCACGTGCAAGAAGGTGAGCATGTGTGAGAGGTGCACCTTATATGTGTGAACATGCACGGAGGCACAGGCATGCAAGAATGTAAGTGTGCATGAGGTGTTGCATCCATGTAAAAATGTGACAGTATGTTCAGTGAGCAGATGTAGGGGTTGGAGTGATCCCATGTGAGGGCACAAATGCCACGTGGAAATTGGAGGGAGAAGCAAGAATGCAGAGCCCCTGGGCAGAGATAAAGTGACTAGGGAAGGACAGCACAAGAAAGGTGGCCTCACCGGCCACATAGTCCCCGAACCCCACCGTGGTGAGTGTCACTACGACGAAGTAGATGGCCTCAAGCTTGCTCCAGTCCTCCACACAGTAGAACACGATTGCAGGGGTGAGGACAAAGAGCAGGCAGCCGATCAGCAGGAAGAGCACCGCCGATAGAATTCGCACCAGCTCCGGGGCCACGTGCCACTTCTGCAGGGAGGGGCAGTAGGCAGGACCCAGGAGCTGCCAAAACTTCCATCCTCACACCCCATACCCCCTCCTCTGGGAGcctgcggggggtgggggtggggggaggctccTGTGATCTCAGGGCCCATGCCCCCGTGCCCTGCCCGGAGGGGACGTAGGGAAGGGTATCCCAAGCCCAACACCAGGGCGAGGAGCAGCTCACCAGGAAGATGGCTTCGATGTGACCGATGCCGCGACGCAGGGAGGAGCCCAGCCGGTCCCCGACCCCTGCCAGTAGGATCCCGAACAGTGGAATCCCCACCAGCGCATAAAAGATGCAGAAGAGGCGCCCAGCATCTGTGCGCAGGGCCACATTGCCGTAGCCTGGGTAGAGGGGCCATGCAGGAGGTCTAGGGACTGCCTAGTACCTCCCTACCTCCCCTTGCACCTTCCCCCATGAGAAAGCCAGCTGCCCCTTGCCCCCCTCTGCATGctcagtcccctcccccaccgatggtggtgatgatggtgccCGAGAAAAAGAAGGCGCTGCCCAGGTCCCAGGCTGAGTAGTTGCTGTGGCTGGTTGAGTTGGTGTCAGGGTTCGCACCCCCTCCCAGGGCATCAGCCACCTCCTGCAGGACAAGGCGCAGAAGGAGGAACCTCAGTCCTTCCCTCCTGTCCTGCCCAACCCCCTTGGCTCCAGTCTCCAGAGTGGTTCCCTTCCTACCCCGCCCAGGTCTCCCTTTTCCTCTGGTCTCCCTGAGGCAGTGCCTTAGAGCAGACATTGCAAAATGGGGGGCCCAATTTGGTTTGACCTCCACATTGTTTTAGAAACACTTGAGTTATCTGCCCCCTAATTTCACACAAAGGATTTCCAATTTTACAGCGGTCAGGAGTACAGACTCTGGGACCTGacttcctgagttcaaatcttggtGCTATGTGACTTCGGGCAAGttaactctctgtgcctcagtttctgcatctacCAAGTGGAAATGATACTAGCACCTACTGTACAGGTTGTTCTGAAGAGTTAAAGCACTCACAGCAAAGTGAGCACTTTGTGTTTGTTAAATGAGTCCCCACCCCTATGCAGTGATCATGCCCAGTGATTTCCATCTTCCCACAGACCCCACCACTCCCGCTGGCCCTATGGAAGCTGGATTTGAGTCCTTTGCCTTAGAAAATCTGATGAAATTTAGGGACCCTCCCTCCAGGAAGGTTCATATACCATCAAATTTTACATCCAATTTTAGGAGTTTCACAGATACACAAACCCCTGCTGAAGTCCTGTGCTACATAGTTGGTGTTCAATAGATATAGTTAAATTAATGAAATGGCCATGTGCCTGCCCCTCTTGCCAGCCTGCAGGTAGCTTGCGGCAGGGTCTGTGTTTTGAGCGTGCCTGCCCTAAGTGATAGAGGTCAGAGAGTAATGAGGAGGGGTTGCAGAGGGGCCCTTCCCCACCGAGCAACTAGCGATGCCAAGACACAAAGGCACTGAGCCTGGGGGAGATCATAAGCCACATCTCTCTGTGCAGTCCTCATTAGCGAGACCCTTTCCAAATGAATTGTCCTAATGTGACTGCCCCAAATCCTCCATACCTCCCTGCTGTCTGCAGAATGGAGTCCAACCTCCCCAGTCCAGTGTTTAAGCCCCTTTTCAATGTGGTCCCAACCTCCCCTTCCCCAGTCCTCTCTCCTGAGACTCCCATTTGGGAACCCAAGTTACAGTGACCTTACCCCCAGATTTATGAGACAATCCCATTTCCTATACTATTTTTGAATAAAGCCAAGAAGTGAAATGTATGATTAaaagtgatttaatttttattttgcaacatCTTTCCGGTAAATTCActacttagggggaaaaaaatcctttgtcaTCCTGTGTGttctaatttttgcttcaaatgaCTAGGCATCTGCTAAATCTGAGTTCTGCAAAACACTCTGAGCTTCCCAGCTTCCACGCCTTTGTCTATGCTGTTCCTCTGCCTGCAGTCCTTTGCAACCCAAGCACACGTCTCTAAATACCACCCATCTCACCTACCTCCTTTCAATTATCAGCTCTTTCCAAAGGCCCCTGGTATCTCCCTCCTTGCCTCCAGCAACTAGCCCAAAGCCCAGCACACAACACTAGGTTAACAAAGAAGGAAGTAAGCAAAGCTCCTTTTCCACTGAATTCTCCAGTGATCTATCCATGAATCTGTCCCCTCATCCAGCTGTGACATCCTCTAGGGTACAGCCTGAATCTGCTCCACCCCAATGTCAATCTCCCTGCTCACTCTCTGGTGTGTAGCACAGttcctagcacacagtaggtgcataATTGCTGCACAACTAATTGTGGAAGAGAAATAGAGCAGCTGTTGCCCACCCATCTAGGTTCTGCCCTTccgtttcttcttctttttttttatccagGAAAAAAGCGATTCCATTGTGGAGATAAAATAGGTCAGATTCCCTCCCTCTGCCCTATGGTCTGGCCAGACACATTCTCCTGCccaggcctctctgagccttgctcAGCATTCTAGAAGGGTCAGAAATAACGTCAGGCTGCTTTATGCCCTAGCCCCACCCCACTCTCATCTCTGCTCTGGGTCCTGCCACATTGGGACTCAGCTGGAAGATGGAGGCTTCTATGCCAATGGCTCCTCCTTCCAAAAGCACAGGCAGGGAAAGAGGGGTACTCTTTGCTAaagtattaaacatttatttattaaagttaaatTTGGGGTGTTGAATATGATAGTGACTCAGAAGTCAGAGAAAGTCACAGAGGTCTTGCCTGACAGTACCCAAGAGGACTGAAGCCCAGCACTTTACTCAAGGGGCCAAAGCTGACCTTGTCCCTGACTTACCCTCCCTCTAGCCTCCACACCATACACTTGTGTCCTGGGGCAAAGGGGTGCTCACCCTGGCATCCATGGTGGCATAGTGGCTTAGGGGATCCTGGAATCTTCCGAAATTGTCTATACATGTTTCTATGTGCACCTTTCGGGGAGAGGGGGATATTCACACGATTCTTGGGCTTCTCTAAGGCATCTGTGACTCCCAAGAAGTATAGGAACCAgtgtagggttgccagatt from Rhinolophus ferrumequinum isolate MPI-CBG mRhiFer1 chromosome 11, mRhiFer1_v1.p, whole genome shotgun sequence encodes the following:
- the KCNK4 gene encoding potassium channel subfamily K member 4 isoform X1; its protein translation is MTAALQEPPARPPQVGSGIGQAPGRAMRSTTLLALLALVLLYLVSGALVFQALEQPSEQHAQRELGEVREKFLSNHPCVSDWDLRVFIKEVADALGGGANPDTNSTSHSNYSAWDLGSAFFFSGTIITTIGYGNVALRTDAGRLFCIFYALVGIPLFGILLAGVGDRLGSSLRRGIGHIEAIFLKWHVAPELVRILSAVLFLLIGCLLFVLTPAIVFYCVEDWSKLEAIYFVVVTLTTVGFGDYVAGASLNQKSAAYQPLVWFWILLGLAYFASVLTTIGNWLRVVSRRTRAEMGGFTAQAASWTGTMTARVTQRSGPTAPPPPEKERPLLPPPPCSAQPAGRPPSPAPPEKAEPPSPPTASALDYPSENLAFIDESSDTQSERGCALPRAPRGRRRPPNPSKKPERPRRPGRPRDKDVPV
- the CATSPERZ gene encoding cation channel sperm-associated auxiliary subunit zeta isoform X1 — its product is MEEKPFKASAKSSVKSNPHKDIRNLWTTATLSQPKMNVQLSNVYRDSELKSSSVGSKTRGWYNQKNASHHSDGGWEEWDDGDDNVSFKQEELDDHTLLELHPGSSFGSHLEEEDDSSTEMEITSSMPSLSILKHTPHQAYWVEQQTRLPLPLMELMENEALEILTKALRSEPLPSSHKRPWGILQGLAPWEWGFKVSALSDSTHKYSRSPTKNKKLGDWAQRHQVGRSWGDCQGPGLQPL
- the CATSPERZ gene encoding cation channel sperm-associated auxiliary subunit zeta isoform X3, which produces MEEKPFKASAKSSVKSNPHKDIRNLWTTATLSQPKMNVQLSNVYRDSELKSSSVGSKTRGWYNQKNASHHSDGGWEEWDDGDDNVSFKQEELDDHTLLELHPGSSFGSHLEEEDDSSTEMEITSSMPSLSILKHTPHQAYWVEQQTRLPLPLMELMENEALEILTKALRSYQSGIGRNHFLTKQLQRYIEGLKRRRNKRLNVSVY
- the CATSPERZ gene encoding cation channel sperm-associated auxiliary subunit zeta isoform X2, which encodes MEEKPFKASAKSSVKSNPHKDIRNLWTTATLSQPKMNVQLSNVYRDSELKSSSVGSKTRGWYNQKNASHHSDGGWEEWDDGDDNVSFKQEELDDHTLLELHPGSSFGSHLEEEDDSSTEMEITSSMPSLSILKHTPHQAYWVEQQTRVGGIQGDGILVGWGMGMLEVAGVGVVCGWRGRQVGWGLGAGGSRWAISAVGGAGVPWTSVPLAASPAAAAPDGTHGK
- the KCNK4 gene encoding potassium channel subfamily K member 4 isoform X2, which encodes MRSTTLLALLALVLLYLVSGALVFQALEQPSEQHAQRELGEVREKFLSNHPCVSDWDLRVFIKEVADALGGGANPDTNSTSHSNYSAWDLGSAFFFSGTIITTIGYGNVALRTDAGRLFCIFYALVGIPLFGILLAGVGDRLGSSLRRGIGHIEAIFLKWHVAPELVRILSAVLFLLIGCLLFVLTPAIVFYCVEDWSKLEAIYFVVVTLTTVGFGDYVAGASLNQKSAAYQPLVWFWILLGLAYFASVLTTIGNWLRVVSRRTRAEMGGFTAQAASWTGTMTARVTQRSGPTAPPPPEKERPLLPPPPCSAQPAGRPPSPAPPEKAEPPSPPTASALDYPSENLAFIDESSDTQSERGCALPRAPRGRRRPPNPSKKPERPRRPGRPRDKDVPV